A stretch of the Planktothricoides raciborskii GIHE-MW2 genome encodes the following:
- a CDS encoding chloride channel protein produces MPLAKIRDRLGKSLSPKNLAIFEACLIGLVSGLAAVLLKQGVEWLGSIRLILTQQYPVWLVLPAIACCGTFLAGLLVQRVAPETSGSGIPQVKVALAGLGGNLDGRVAAVKLLGSMLTIASGVTLGRQGPTVQIGAALAAQLSRWVPTSPDYRRQLIACGAAAGLAAGFNAPIAGVLFVVEELIRDFSNITLGPAIIASFIGAVVSRILGGQSLNLDQSLTARYTTFSAQEIPFYLLLGILAGLLGVLFQKGIVQTTIFNRRWLRIGLPLQMALAGLIGGIVVSLLPPLFRNYAGLREFMLTGEPDAKSCAIAFITHFCLTIIAASSRAPGGLFAPSLILGSALGYLVGLWEWEIVALAKPTSYAFAGMGAFFCAVSRAPITSVVMIFEITTDFNLVLPLMIVSVVSYLVSERINRGSLYDELLALNGIELKKEKPVGGFLSEIHAVDVMQRQVETLSAEQTLGEALHKFASSHHRGFPVVNNGQLVGIVGQADLAKIGTKGYHEHQLVREIMTPQPVTVNSDDSLSEVLYQLNRFGLSRLPVVEGRKLVGIITRSDIIRTESTHLARETSGKSNPTPSYVVYQTRDPAVGKTRILVPLANPETAGTLIRLAAAIAREQNSELECLQVLLVHRDQPPSETPVRTTQSRRLLKQAVRIARSYGVPVHTQVRVTHDVSQAILDTIKERHIDLILMGWKGATLSPGRIFSNVVDTVIRQASCHVVVVKWSQSLQMNSLDNPIEEVPNTKSCPVPLFNRWLLCIGGGPNSQQALKLLPGLLKLGNQPEIRLCEVFDPNQFQPDKTPLYQAREFLNQRVNCPISATPIYGDSVPDVISTLAQEYNYDVVLLGASREGLLQQVIKGNIPEEISRGCNCTVILVRSAIGTS; encoded by the coding sequence ATGCCATTGGCTAAGATTCGCGATCGCCTAGGGAAATCCCTCAGCCCGAAAAACCTGGCGATTTTTGAAGCCTGTTTAATTGGTTTGGTATCAGGGCTGGCAGCGGTTTTACTCAAACAAGGAGTGGAATGGCTGGGCAGCATTCGCCTAATCCTCACCCAACAATATCCAGTCTGGTTGGTACTACCCGCGATCGCCTGCTGCGGAACCTTTCTCGCCGGTTTACTCGTCCAGCGGGTCGCCCCAGAAACCTCTGGTAGTGGTATTCCCCAGGTAAAAGTTGCCTTAGCTGGACTCGGTGGCAACCTCGATGGTCGAGTCGCAGCGGTCAAGTTACTGGGCAGTATGCTCACCATTGCCTCTGGTGTCACCTTGGGCAGACAAGGTCCGACGGTGCAAATTGGCGCTGCATTGGCAGCCCAACTCAGTCGCTGGGTTCCAACCTCTCCCGACTATCGCCGTCAGTTAATTGCTTGTGGGGCTGCTGCCGGACTCGCAGCGGGGTTTAATGCCCCCATTGCCGGAGTCTTATTTGTAGTGGAAGAACTAATTAGAGATTTTTCCAATATTACCCTCGGTCCGGCGATTATTGCTTCCTTTATCGGGGCGGTAGTTTCTCGGATCCTGGGGGGACAAAGCCTCAACCTAGATCAAAGTCTCACCGCCAGATATACCACCTTTTCCGCCCAAGAGATTCCTTTTTACCTGCTGTTGGGCATTCTCGCGGGGTTGCTGGGGGTATTGTTTCAAAAAGGCATTGTCCAAACCACTATTTTTAATCGGCGATGGCTGCGAATCGGTTTGCCCCTGCAAATGGCCTTAGCTGGCTTAATTGGCGGCATTGTTGTCTCCCTCTTACCGCCGCTATTTAGAAATTACGCCGGGTTACGAGAGTTTATGTTGACTGGGGAACCTGATGCGAAAAGTTGCGCGATCGCCTTTATCACTCACTTCTGTCTCACCATTATCGCCGCCAGTTCTCGCGCCCCAGGGGGACTATTTGCCCCATCCTTAATTCTCGGATCTGCCCTCGGTTATCTAGTTGGTTTATGGGAATGGGAAATTGTGGCTTTGGCAAAACCTACCAGTTACGCCTTTGCGGGAATGGGGGCATTTTTTTGCGCCGTATCTCGTGCGCCAATTACCAGCGTGGTAATGATATTTGAAATTACCACGGACTTTAACCTAGTCTTGCCTTTGATGATTGTCAGCGTGGTGTCTTACTTAGTCTCGGAACGCATCAATCGCGGTTCACTTTATGATGAGCTTTTGGCATTAAATGGCATTGAACTAAAAAAAGAAAAACCAGTGGGCGGTTTTTTATCGGAAATCCATGCCGTAGACGTGATGCAGCGGCAAGTGGAAACCCTCAGCGCCGAACAAACTCTCGGTGAAGCTTTGCATAAGTTTGCATCGTCTCATCATCGCGGCTTTCCCGTGGTCAACAATGGTCAATTGGTAGGAATTGTCGGTCAAGCGGATTTAGCCAAAATAGGCACCAAAGGCTATCACGAACATCAATTAGTCCGAGAAATTATGACCCCACAGCCGGTAACGGTAAATTCAGACGATAGTTTAAGCGAGGTTTTATATCAGTTAAATCGGTTTGGTTTGAGTCGCTTGCCGGTAGTCGAAGGACGTAAATTAGTAGGGATTATTACTCGTAGCGATATTATTAGAACCGAAAGCACTCATTTAGCCAGAGAAACTTCCGGTAAAAGCAATCCTACTCCCTCTTATGTGGTGTATCAAACTCGCGATCCAGCGGTGGGAAAAACTCGGATTTTGGTGCCATTGGCTAACCCAGAAACTGCCGGAACTTTGATTAGGTTGGCAGCAGCGATCGCCCGTGAGCAAAATTCAGAACTAGAATGCCTGCAAGTGCTGTTAGTCCACCGGGATCAACCCCCATCAGAAACCCCAGTACGCACCACTCAGAGTCGTCGGTTGTTAAAACAAGCGGTAAGAATTGCCCGCAGTTACGGAGTGCCGGTGCATACACAAGTGCGCGTGACTCACGATGTCTCCCAAGCGATTTTAGATACTATCAAAGAGCGACATATTGATTTAATTTTAATGGGTTGGAAAGGTGCCACCTTAAGCCCTGGGCGGATTTTTAGTAACGTGGTTGATACGGTAATTCGCCAAGCTTCTTGTCATGTGGTAGTGGTGAAATGGAGTCAATCTTTACAGATGAACAGCTTAGACAATCCTATAGAAGAGGTTCCGAATACTAAAAGCTGTCCGGTGCCTTTATTTAATCGGTGGTTACTTTGCATCGGTGGCGGCCCTAATTCTCAACAAGCCCTCAAACTTTTACCGGGCTTATTAAAGCTTGGGAATCAACCAGAAATTCGCCTTTGTGAAGTATTCGATCCTAATCAATTTCAACCGGATAAAACCCCATTATATCAAGCCCGTGAATTTCTGAATCAGCGGGTGAATTGTCCCATCTCCGCTACTCCCATATATGGCGATTCTGTTCCTGATGTGATTAGTACCCTCGCACAAGAGTATAATTACGATGTAGTGTTACTCGGCGCCAGTCGGGAAGGATTATTACAACAGGTGATTAAGGGCAATATTCCCGAAGAAATTTCTCGCGGTTGTAATTGTACGGTGATTTTAGTCCGCAGTGCGATCGGCACTTCTTAA
- a CDS encoding XisI protein, translating into MDRLDFYRDTIEKILKRHADLPYSYGQIDEYAIVDRDRNHFLLFDVGWQQEDGKRRRVHGCITHVQIIDGKIWIQRDGIEDGITEELLEAGIPKSDIVLGFQPPEVRPYTGYGIS; encoded by the coding sequence ATGGATCGCTTAGATTTTTATCGAGACACTATTGAAAAAATCCTGAAAAGACACGCTGATTTGCCTTATTCCTATGGCCAAATTGATGAATATGCGATCGTCGATCGCGATCGCAACCACTTTTTATTATTTGATGTGGGATGGCAACAGGAAGACGGCAAAAGACGCCGCGTTCACGGCTGTATTACCCACGTCCAAATTATTGATGGGAAAATTTGGATTCAAAGAGATGGTATTGAAGATGGCATTACGGAAGAATTGCTAGAAGCGGGAATACCAAAATCCGATATTGTCCTAGGATTTCAGCCCCCAGAAGTTCGTCCCTATACAGGTTATGGGATATCCTGA
- a CDS encoding helix-turn-helix domain-containing protein: MGLVKLKIRELAEEKGWSMKEVADRSGLVYSTIRHYARSPGMATVDLVAIIKLARTFDVMVEDLVEVVKE; the protein is encoded by the coding sequence ATGGGTCTAGTTAAGCTAAAAATTCGCGAGTTAGCAGAGGAAAAAGGCTGGAGCATGAAGGAAGTGGCCGATCGCTCTGGGTTGGTCTATAGCACGATTCGCCATTATGCGCGATCGCCCGGAATGGCTACAGTAGATTTAGTCGCCATCATCAAGTTAGCTCGCACCTTTGATGTGATGGTAGAAGACTTGGTGGAAGTGGTGAAGGAGTAG
- a CDS encoding MFS transporter, translating to MQTFLFICFGQLISLVGSGLTSFALGVWVYQTTGSVTQFALISLFIHLPNIIISPVVGAIVDRWDRRWAMILSDSVAGIGTLAIWMLLFFDRLEIWHIYVAVGFNSIFNAFQWPAYSATISLLVPKQHLPRANGAVQISRATAKILSPALAGVLVAVIHLEGILIIDFTTFLVALAIMLMVRFPQPEKTNKKSAQWRDLSRDLSQEIVSGWNYITFRPGLRGLLTFFTVVYFTMGILEVLFWPLMLNFSSSQELGMVLSIGGFGWLLGSITMSAWGGPRRKISGIYFFVPFQGLLLCLGVFNSSVTLAGLAVFGFLFAYPIVISCNQTIWQTKVPTDLQGRVFALQQAMEKSASILAYILTGPIVDHIFEPLLLSDGLLAGTIGRAIGTGPGRGSAFFLILMGLINILATFIAYQNRQIRRVEVMVRDPIMSESNSTESISDKTLCESGSKD from the coding sequence ATGCAGACTTTTCTTTTTATTTGCTTTGGACAACTGATATCCCTAGTGGGGTCTGGTCTAACCAGCTTTGCCCTGGGGGTTTGGGTATATCAAACCACCGGATCGGTTACACAGTTTGCCTTGATTTCTTTGTTCATTCATCTACCAAACATCATCATCTCACCCGTAGTCGGTGCGATCGTCGATCGCTGGGATCGTCGCTGGGCGATGATTCTCAGTGACTCCGTAGCCGGAATTGGCACCCTAGCGATCTGGATGTTGCTATTTTTTGATCGCCTAGAAATCTGGCATATCTATGTAGCGGTGGGCTTTAACTCCATCTTCAACGCCTTTCAATGGCCTGCTTACTCCGCCACTATCAGCTTACTGGTGCCCAAACAACACCTGCCTAGGGCTAATGGTGCGGTGCAGATATCCCGCGCTACGGCGAAAATTTTGTCTCCGGCATTAGCTGGGGTACTCGTTGCCGTAATTCACTTAGAAGGCATCCTCATCATTGACTTTACTACTTTTTTGGTTGCCTTAGCCATTATGCTGATGGTTCGCTTTCCGCAACCGGAAAAAACCAATAAAAAATCAGCCCAATGGCGCGACCTATCCCGCGATCTATCCCAAGAAATTGTCTCTGGTTGGAATTACATTACCTTCCGTCCCGGTTTGCGAGGTTTGCTAACTTTCTTCACCGTTGTTTACTTCACAATGGGGATTTTAGAGGTATTATTCTGGCCTTTAATGCTGAATTTCTCCTCTAGTCAAGAACTAGGAATGGTTCTGTCTATTGGCGGTTTTGGCTGGTTACTGGGCAGTATCACTATGAGTGCTTGGGGTGGACCAAGACGGAAGATTTCCGGGATTTATTTCTTTGTCCCATTCCAAGGACTCTTATTATGTCTTGGTGTCTTTAACAGTTCCGTAACTTTGGCTGGTTTAGCCGTATTTGGTTTCCTCTTTGCCTATCCCATTGTGATTAGTTGTAATCAAACCATTTGGCAAACAAAAGTCCCCACGGATTTACAAGGACGAGTATTTGCCTTACAACAAGCGATGGAAAAATCTGCCTCGATTTTGGCTTATATCCTCACCGGGCCGATTGTAGATCATATCTTTGAACCGTTACTGTTAAGTGATGGATTGTTGGCCGGAACTATTGGCCGGGCGATCGGTACAGGCCCAGGTCGGGGTAGCGCTTTCTTCTTAATATTGATGGGTCTGATCAATATTTTGGCTACTTTCATTGCTTATCAAAATCGTCAGATTCGCCGTGTCGAGGTGATGGTTCGCGACCCGATTATGTCTGAATCAAATTCGACTGAAAGCATTTCTGATAAAACTCTTTGTGAGTCTGGTTCTAAAGATTAA
- a CDS encoding element excision factor XisH family protein, translated as MAKDIYHEAVKIALIKDGWTITEDPLRLKFGGRMTYVDLGAEKLLAAQKEGQQIAVEVKSFLNPSPVKDLEQALGQYIMYSQVLAKLQQNRLLYLAIPQVVFYDFFSEELPKLIVEINQIKLLVFNPESQEVCQWIA; from the coding sequence ATGGCCAAAGATATCTACCACGAAGCGGTTAAAATAGCTTTAATCAAAGATGGCTGGACAATTACAGAGGATCCGCTACGGTTGAAGTTTGGTGGTCGGATGACTTATGTAGATTTGGGGGCAGAAAAGTTGTTAGCAGCACAAAAAGAAGGTCAGCAAATTGCCGTAGAGGTAAAAAGCTTTTTAAATCCTTCTCCCGTTAAAGATTTAGAACAAGCCTTGGGGCAATACATCATGTATTCCCAGGTTTTGGCAAAACTGCAACAGAATCGTCTATTATATCTTGCAATTCCTCAAGTCGTATTTTATGATTTTTTTTCTGAGGAATTACCCAAGTTAATCGTGGAAATAAATCAGATTAAGTTGTTAGTTTTTAATCCAGAAAGTCAGGAGGTATGCCAATGGATCGCTTAG
- a CDS encoding cobalamin biosynthesis protein, with amino-acid sequence MKFYHNQHQIAPKSEMPQVLLPPRVLWVGVGCQRFTSRKAIETGIEEVFQKNHLAVEAIAGIATIDTKATEAGLVELCRDRQWPLRTFPAEKLRSQAVPNPEAAIAEKILTPSVAEAAALCAVATVSPATDKIAQTGETVRSRSVADAISLLVPKQIFRLETEPGAVTIAVAVAESAYTVISNQNVNNKRES; translated from the coding sequence ATGAAGTTTTACCATAACCAACATCAAATTGCCCCAAAATCAGAAATGCCGCAAGTGCTTTTACCACCGCGAGTTTTGTGGGTCGGAGTGGGTTGCCAACGGTTTACCTCTAGAAAGGCGATAGAAACGGGGATAGAGGAAGTATTTCAAAAGAATCATTTGGCGGTGGAGGCGATCGCCGGTATTGCCACCATTGATACCAAAGCCACGGAAGCGGGACTGGTGGAACTTTGCCGCGATCGCCAATGGCCGTTACGCACTTTTCCCGCCGAAAAGTTGCGATCCCAGGCAGTACCCAACCCTGAAGCCGCGATCGCCGAAAAAATCCTCACCCCTAGCGTGGCTGAAGCCGCTGCCCTCTGTGCTGTTGCCACCGTGAGTCCGGCAACGGATAAAATAGCCCAAACGGGAGAAACTGTGCGTTCGCGAAGCGTTGCGGATGCAATATCGCTCCTAGTGCCGAAACAAATTTTTCGCCTAGAAACCGAACCAGGAGCCGTAACCATTGCCGTTGCCGTAGCTGAATCGGCATATACAGTCATTTCAAATCAAAATGTTAACAACAAGCGCGAATCCTAA
- a CDS encoding matrixin family metalloprotease, which translates to MSLYDRLNFTRPTRKLKVPIWERIDLTRPPKSRCPYCRSLIQKDWQFCGDCGVSLRQKNDDFRHCIWADLSGISLASENSENKEVITNIIMDAFSKVFGAFRSVQVFLTSDPPDPNKWVTNFTHVYICVDQEPVNYLGIASFKLGTVTNGAIVRLDQIFNASYRASLDANRLSNLIANTIAHEIGHTLGLDHSALQTDVMHDGLDYTIHSMMPPSFHAEQINLMNHAIRKYKSLKGL; encoded by the coding sequence AAAGTCCCAATTTGGGAACGCATTGATTTGACTAGACCTCCCAAATCTCGTTGTCCCTACTGTCGATCGCTCATCCAGAAAGATTGGCAGTTTTGCGGTGACTGCGGAGTTTCTCTGCGGCAAAAAAATGACGATTTTCGCCATTGTATTTGGGCCGATTTATCAGGGATCAGTTTAGCATCAGAAAATTCAGAAAATAAAGAAGTAATCACTAATATCATCATGGATGCTTTTTCCAAAGTTTTCGGTGCTTTTAGAAGTGTCCAAGTATTTTTAACCTCAGATCCACCGGATCCGAACAAGTGGGTAACGAATTTTACTCACGTTTATATATGTGTCGATCAGGAACCCGTTAATTATCTTGGCATAGCCAGTTTCAAGCTGGGAACGGTTACGAATGGGGCGATCGTTCGCCTGGATCAAATATTTAATGCTTCTTACAGAGCTAGTCTTGATGCTAATCGATTGTCTAATTTAATTGCGAATACAATTGCTCACGAAATCGGACATACTTTGGGATTAGATCACTCTGCTTTACAGACTGATGTAATGCACGATGGACTTGACTACACGATTCATAGCATGATGCCGCCATCATTCCACGCCGAGCAAATTAACTTGATGAATCATGCGATTCGTAAATATAAGTCTTTAAAAGGATTATAA
- a CDS encoding mechanosensitive ion channel family protein, translating into MFRNRTQVVVLAGVVCTVVAWGIPGRSQQQPGETLVRQETLLAPAEAKAEAPAPKAITTEAPTIPVDQLKLLVKPLTLPELETEAAAWMDLLKAKVQEISNAEIAIKRKNQVVDQQQQAVKALEDAKAAFAAAEEAQKAATPGSPEAEAAAKKVEEAKEALGKAQEAVNTATQTTETINQDESVKQLVDEAKQDVAAGGKTAAEKKEEKKQADQEGATASSPDADEFDLYCNQYGYASYVGQSGVEVSCSKENTQTEAAAKNTEAAADNIDQAAADVEAGAADSEAKLQEKQGQLNEATKQLEKSSAAEEEVKTQLVVNVTTLQGERTSLIDRLNVVLDEIQAKGGDPIAYRTYIQAVSLVEVDVRDTNALGIRMLSWIESDEGGVRWGMNIGKFVGILVVSIVVSQILGRVVNGTMNKFAASSLLREFVVMLVKRGGVIIGVLIALTALEISLGPLLAVFGGLSFILGFALQSNLGNLASGLMIMAYKPFDVGDEVKVGGYWAYIKSITLASTKLQGFDGSIINVPNNNVWGGDIINFTTAEIRKHTIPISVKFEQDLDQVYKMWMQIAASHPKVLETPAPGWFPWSSQYDYQISVTLSAWTKTEDYWDVYVDLLKMLQKSIGELGIQLTAPVQDIRIESGSNPNGKMPNLPTELIAESAIVKTASVSPEKV; encoded by the coding sequence ATGTTTCGCAATCGAACTCAAGTGGTTGTGCTTGCTGGGGTCGTCTGCACGGTTGTCGCCTGGGGAATTCCTGGGCGATCGCAGCAACAACCAGGGGAAACATTAGTCCGGCAAGAAACTTTGCTGGCACCAGCCGAAGCCAAAGCCGAAGCCCCCGCGCCCAAAGCAATCACCACCGAAGCTCCGACCATTCCTGTTGACCAGCTTAAATTATTAGTCAAGCCTCTGACCCTCCCTGAGTTAGAGACTGAAGCCGCAGCCTGGATGGATTTGCTAAAAGCCAAAGTTCAGGAAATCAGCAACGCTGAAATTGCCATCAAACGCAAGAATCAGGTGGTTGATCAACAACAACAGGCGGTTAAAGCCTTAGAAGATGCTAAAGCTGCCTTTGCTGCTGCTGAAGAAGCTCAAAAGGCAGCTACACCCGGTTCTCCCGAAGCTGAAGCAGCAGCTAAAAAAGTTGAAGAAGCCAAGGAAGCCCTAGGGAAAGCTCAAGAAGCAGTCAATACGGCCACTCAAACGACGGAAACAATTAACCAGGATGAGTCTGTAAAGCAATTAGTTGACGAAGCCAAGCAAGATGTAGCGGCAGGAGGCAAAACTGCTGCCGAAAAAAAAGAAGAAAAAAAACAGGCAGATCAAGAGGGTGCCACCGCATCATCCCCCGATGCTGATGAATTCGATCTTTACTGTAACCAGTACGGTTACGCCAGCTATGTAGGTCAATCCGGAGTTGAAGTTTCCTGTTCTAAGGAAAACACACAAACCGAGGCAGCGGCTAAAAATACCGAGGCAGCGGCTGACAATATTGACCAAGCCGCCGCAGATGTCGAAGCCGGTGCCGCAGACAGCGAAGCAAAACTCCAAGAAAAACAAGGACAGTTAAACGAAGCGACGAAACAATTAGAAAAGTCCTCCGCCGCAGAAGAGGAAGTGAAAACCCAACTGGTGGTCAACGTCACGACACTCCAAGGAGAACGGACTAGCCTGATCGATCGCTTAAATGTGGTTTTGGATGAAATACAAGCCAAAGGGGGCGACCCAATAGCTTACAGAACTTACATTCAAGCCGTCAGTCTTGTAGAAGTTGATGTCCGCGATACCAACGCACTGGGCATCCGAATGCTCAGTTGGATCGAGTCTGATGAAGGCGGTGTCCGCTGGGGGATGAATATTGGTAAGTTCGTGGGTATTTTAGTAGTGTCGATCGTCGTTTCCCAAATCCTGGGTCGGGTAGTCAATGGCACGATGAACAAATTCGCAGCTTCGTCTCTGTTGCGTGAATTTGTGGTCATGCTGGTGAAACGTGGCGGGGTCATTATCGGGGTTCTGATCGCATTGACCGCATTAGAAATCAGCTTAGGTCCATTGTTAGCCGTATTTGGTGGACTGAGTTTCATCCTCGGTTTTGCCCTGCAAAGCAACCTCGGCAACTTGGCTAGTGGCTTGATGATTATGGCCTACAAGCCCTTTGACGTGGGGGATGAAGTGAAGGTGGGAGGCTACTGGGCTTACATTAAGTCTATTACCCTCGCGAGTACCAAACTTCAGGGCTTTGACGGAAGTATTATTAATGTGCCGAACAATAATGTTTGGGGTGGTGACATTATTAATTTCACCACCGCAGAGATCCGTAAGCATACGATCCCAATCTCTGTAAAGTTTGAGCAAGACCTAGATCAAGTTTACAAGATGTGGATGCAGATTGCCGCATCACATCCAAAAGTGTTAGAGACCCCAGCCCCGGGTTGGTTCCCTTGGAGTAGTCAATATGACTATCAGATTTCCGTAACTCTATCAGCATGGACAAAGACAGAGGACTATTGGGATGTGTATGTTGATTTGCTGAAGATGTTGCAAAAAAGCATTGGCGAGTTAGGGATTCAGTTGACCGCTCCGGTGCAAGATATTCGGATCGAATCTGGATCTAATCCTAATGGGAAAATGCCAAATCTACCTACGGAATTGATCGCGGAATCTGCAATTGTAAAAACAGCTTCAGTGTCTCCCGAAAAAGTTTAG
- a CDS encoding FAD-dependent oxidoreductase: protein MSSIKSLLNRRRFLQVSLFASTVGLSWACAENRVQSQQQKVLVIGAGIAGLAAAQELQQNGFQVTVLEGRDRIGGRIYTDRTLGFPVDLGASWIHGITDNPIGNLAREWNIAIKPTDFDNILLYGSNGKLISDEDIDSSYEIYEKIIERAEALAENSEKDLSLAATIQQILKSQTLKPQESQLVQWWLNSELIIDRGADLENLSAWWFDEGESFDGDDYIFPQGYDQIINGLAKNLEIQRQQTVMEITTSNSGVFVTTDRGNFTADAAIVTLPLGVLKSGNIKFSPPLPANKQGAIDRLSMGVLNKVVLKFPQEFWPEEYHGFGCLSEGKADFGEFLNWSLYSQKPALMAFTGGSFARQIEQLSETQISDRIMRVLRQNYGQPIPEPEMVMMTRWTQDPFAFGSYSYIPVGGDSGDRDLLAEPVNQRLLFAGEATSRDYPSTVHGAYLSGIREAQRLINS, encoded by the coding sequence ATGTCCTCAATTAAATCGTTGCTTAACCGTCGTCGTTTCCTTCAGGTCAGTTTATTCGCTAGTACCGTCGGTCTGTCTTGGGCTTGTGCGGAAAATCGGGTACAATCTCAACAGCAAAAAGTGTTGGTGATTGGGGCGGGAATTGCCGGATTAGCGGCAGCCCAAGAACTTCAGCAAAATGGGTTTCAAGTGACGGTTTTGGAAGGGCGCGATCGCATTGGGGGGCGCATTTATACCGATCGCACCCTGGGCTTTCCCGTAGATTTGGGGGCGTCTTGGATTCATGGGATTACCGATAATCCTATTGGCAATTTAGCGCGAGAATGGAATATTGCTATTAAGCCCACAGATTTCGATAATATTCTCTTGTACGGCAGCAATGGCAAATTAATTAGCGATGAGGATATTGATAGTAGTTATGAAATCTATGAAAAAATTATCGAACGGGCGGAAGCCTTAGCGGAAAATTCAGAAAAAGACCTCTCCCTGGCAGCCACAATTCAACAGATTTTAAAATCCCAAACCCTGAAACCCCAAGAATCTCAGTTAGTCCAATGGTGGTTGAATTCTGAACTGATTATTGACCGGGGTGCGGACTTAGAAAATCTTTCCGCTTGGTGGTTTGATGAGGGAGAAAGTTTTGACGGCGATGATTATATTTTTCCCCAAGGATATGACCAAATTATTAACGGATTAGCGAAAAATCTGGAAATTCAGCGGCAACAAACAGTGATGGAAATTACCACCAGCAATTCAGGGGTATTCGTCACCACTGATCGAGGCAATTTTACCGCTGATGCGGCGATCGTCACCTTACCTTTGGGAGTCTTAAAATCTGGAAATATTAAGTTTTCTCCCCCATTGCCTGCCAACAAACAAGGGGCAATAGATCGCCTAAGTATGGGAGTTTTAAATAAGGTAGTGTTAAAATTTCCCCAGGAATTTTGGCCAGAAGAATATCACGGATTTGGTTGTCTATCTGAAGGAAAAGCGGATTTTGGTGAATTTTTAAATTGGTCACTCTACAGTCAAAAACCGGCATTAATGGCATTTACTGGCGGTAGTTTTGCCCGCCAGATCGAACAGTTATCAGAAACGCAAATTAGCGATCGCATTATGCGGGTTTTGCGGCAGAATTATGGCCAACCCATTCCTGAACCGGAAATGGTGATGATGACTCGATGGACTCAAGATCCCTTTGCTTTCGGGTCTTATTCCTATATTCCCGTGGGTGGGGATAGTGGCGATCGCGATCTCCTCGCTGAACCCGTGAACCAGCGCCTCTTATTTGCCGGAGAAGCAACCTCCCGTGACTATCCCTCCACGGTACATGGGGCTTACTTATCAGGAATTCGGGAAGCGCAGCGATTAATTAATAGTTAA